A window from Brachyhypopomus gauderio isolate BG-103 chromosome 6, BGAUD_0.2, whole genome shotgun sequence encodes these proteins:
- the LOC143517030 gene encoding protein argonaute-4-like, which produces MSNQGVWDMRGKQFYAGIEIKVWAVACFAPQKQCQEDLLKSFIDQLRKISKDTGMPIQGQPCFCKYAQGADSVEPMFKHLKMSYVGLQLIVVILPGNSPVYAEVKRVEDTFLGMSTQCLQVKNVVKTSTQMLSNLCLKINAKLGGIRPSVFQQPVIFLGADVTHPPAGDGKKPSIAAVVGSMDSHPSRYCATVRVQTSRQDLSQEQLYSQEVIQDLTNMVRELLIQFYKSTRFKPTRIIYYRGGVSEGQMKQVAWPELIAIKKACISLEEDYRPGITYIVVQKRHHTRLFCSDKAERVGKSGNVPAGTTVDSTITHPSEFDFYLCSHAGIQGTSRPSHYHVLWDDNCFMADELQVLTYQLCHTYLRCTRSVSIPAPAYYARLVAFRARYHLVDKNHDGGSKASRPPMSTA; this is translated from the exons ATGTCCAACCAGGGTGTATGGGACATGAGGGGGAAGCAGTTCTATGCCGGCATCGAAATCAAGGTGTGGGCCGTGGCCTGCTTTGCCCCTCAGAAGCAGTGCCAAGAGGACTTGCTCAA GAGCTTCATAGATCAATTGAGGAAGATCTCTAAGGATACAGGCATGCCCATCCAGGGACAGCCCTGTTTCTGCAAGTATGCCCAAGGGGCAGATAGTGTGGAGCCCATGTTCAAGCACCTGAAGATGTCTTACGTTGGTCTACAGCTCATTGTGGTCATTCTGCCTGGGAATTCACCTGTCTATG CGGAGGTGAAGCGTGTTGAAGACACTTTTCTGGGCATGTCCACCCAGTGTTTGCAGGTGAAGAACGTGGTGAAGACCTCCACTCAGATGCTGTCCAACCTCTGCCTCAAGATCAATGCCAAGCTGGGTGGAATCAG GCCCTCCGTATTCCAGCAGCCAGTGATCTTCCTGGGGGCTGACGTCACGCACCCCCCGGCGGGCGATGGTAAGAAGCCGTCCATCGCGGCGGTGGTCGGCAGCATGGACAGCCACCCCAGCCGCTACTGTGCCACGGTGCGGGTGCAGACGTCACGCCAGGACTTGTCCCAGGAGCAGCTCTACAGCCAGGAGGTCATCCAGGACCTCACCAACATGGTGCGCGAGCTGCTCATCCAGTTCTACAAGTCCACCCGCTTCAAGCCCACGCGCATCATCTACTACCGCGGAGGTGTGTCTGAGGGCCAGATGAAACAG GTTGCGTGGCCGGAGCTGATAGCCATTAAGAAAGCGTGCATCAGTCTGGAGGAGGACTACAGGCCTGGCATCACTTACATCGTAGTGCAGAAACGGCACCACACTCGTCTCTTCTGTTCAGACAAGGCTGAGAGG GTTGGGAAGAGCGGCAACGTTCCTGCAGGCACGACTGTGGACAGCACCATCACACATCCCTCAGAGTTTGACTTCTACCTGTGCAGCCATGCAGGAATCCAG GGCACCAGCCGCCCCTCCCACTATCACGTGCTGTGGGACGACAACTGCTTCATGGCAGACGAGCTGCAGGTTCTCACCTACCAGCTGTGCCACACGTACCTGCGCTGCACGCGCTCCGTCTCCATCCCTGCGCCCGCCTACTACGCCCGGCTGGTCGCCTTCCGCGCCCGCTACCACTTGGTGGACAAAAACCATGACGG CGGTTCCAAAGCCAGCAGGCCACCCATGAGTACCGCTTAA